The stretch of DNA TTCCTTTACTCTCAACATATCTCCTCCAAAGTAATGGATGCTATGGTGTAGGATTACATAAGCATCGGTAGGACACTTATTCGTTGACGAAGAAGCCAGTCTGTTCCTGTTGGCTGAATAGTACACGTCAGCACTCAATTTTGTAGGTTACTTGTACGCTATACGGCATATATGCCACGTTCAAATACTAATGGTAATTACGAAATTCAGACATCTCCGACTTGCTAATAggttgtagttatacacgtgcCGCGTTTAACCAGTTAGAAAGTCGGATATTTTTGAGTTTTCTAGTTCCCGACTATCCCTTGAACGCGGCAATAGTTCTAAAACACCCTTACTTCCTGATAGCGGTTTACTGACACATGACACTCTGTTGGTAAGTCGACTCAACTACTGTAAATGAACTTCCTGAATGGAAACAAAGCTAATATGTCTGACAATACATTATTTCATTATCTTGTTACTTTTCTCAGGTGATACCACCGAACGCTAAACTTCTAAACTGCAATAGCAACAGATTATATCAACCGAACTGACAGATATTTGTGGCAGCAAAAGGAGTCATCATCAATACACTTAATTTTTTTCGCGTGCCAGTTTGTAACGTTCTGCGGAAACCGCTGTCTCTGGGCTCTGGGTTCCATCGAAAGTTACAATGTTGCAACTGCAAGTAAGATGAAACACACGATGTGGACGCTTTCAATAGTCAGGTGATTCAAGTCATTGTTATTGTATTCAAAGTTTGCCTTTACCGTTTCGAAAATGAGGTTACGATTCTTTAAAAAGAACCTGCTCATTCTCATGGGTGTTTCTTTAATTATTGCCACTGTCATGATCATAACACGTGTATTAATTTATGATGAAGTCACAGGTGTTGTTGCTCAGGAAAACATGTTGTCTGATGACATGGCGAAGTTTCAGTATGGTTCTGTTCCTGAATTGATGAAGTCGGTTTACAATGCCAATTATCACCAATACGTTCAGAATGTGGACACGTATCCTGGGGAGCCTAAACTGGTCCTGGTTGTTCAGGTTCACAACAGACCAGACTACCTCAAAATACTCATTAAGTCATTGGAAAATGCAGCTGAGGTCCACAACTTTTTGCTGATTTTCAGCCATGACTATTTTTCAGAGGAAAACAATGACATAGTGCAAGGGATAACTTTCTGCAAGGTTTTACAAATATACTTCCCCTACAGCACACAGCTCTATCCTAGTGAGTTTCCTGGGCAGGATCCACGGGACTGTCCACGAGACATATCCAAGGACGATGCTTTAAAAACAGGATGCCTCAACGCTGAGCATCCAGATTCGTATGGCCACTATAGGGAAGCCTCCATCACACAGACCAAACACCACTGGTGGTGGAAACTTCACTTTTTGTGGGAGCGAGTGCAGGTTCTTCATGGTTACAGTGGCTTTGCAGTTTTCCTCGAGGAGGACAACTACATCTTGCCCGACCTCTACCACCTTTACAAAGAGATGGTTGGATACAGGAAGATCAGCTGCCCTGACTGTGACATGCTGGCGCTAGGCAACCACAACAGCCTGGCAGAGTTTGATAAGCTCAGCAACAAGGTGCAGACTGCCGGGTGGATGTCTACTAAGCACAACATTGGCATGGGCATCTCCAGAGAGGTGTATTACAAACTGATGGGTTGCAATGATGACTTCTGCACCTATGATGACTACAACTGGGACTGGACCCTCCAGCACCTGTCAGGTACTTGCATCTCCAAGCCACTCAAAGTGCTGGTGGCCCAGGGATCCAGGGTTCTCCATACTGGGAACTGTGGGCTGCACCAGAACAAGGAGGCCTGTCGCCCTGAGCTGGCCCTACAGAAAGCACAGGAGTCTCTTAAGCTTGCCAAAGTCTCCCTCTTCCCTCAGTCCCTGGCCCTAACAAACGCAGAGTCAATGGAGCACAAGGCTCACATGAAAAACGGCGGATGGGGTGATATCCGTGACCATGTTCTTTGTAATAACTATGCTAAACGTCTATGAACTAAGGGCTTCTCACTTTCATCTTTTTGATGTACTGAGGGTTGAGGAATTAAGTGCCATTCATACATTGAGTTCCAAAGACCGCAGTGTGTTTTACTTGTGGTTTTAATGAGGTCTTCCAAGGGTTAGTGAAACTTTGATTTGGAATGTTTTGGTGTGTATGCAGCAGTGTGATTTATAGCTTGGTTGTTATTACCAAAAGTACCATGATTGCCAAatatatttctttctttttttaaacagATTATGCAAGCCTATTCTTATGGACTGTAACATCATTTGCTTTATATTTTCTAAAAATGAAGACCACATTTTTGTTGAAGTAAACTGACTGTGTTAGACTTCATGAAAACAACATAATGTTTCAACGCCAGCAGCTAATTATTATGGTACACATAAATGACTTCATATTGAAAACTAAACTAAATCAGTGATACATCCTTGGTTTCGACTACATGTTAGATCATTGCCATTTGTACACATCCTTCAGAACAATTAAGAGAGTTGAGCCATTTTCCCAT from Salvelinus fontinalis isolate EN_2023a chromosome 20, ASM2944872v1, whole genome shotgun sequence encodes:
- the LOC129817403 gene encoding alpha-1,6-mannosyl-glycoprotein 2-beta-N-acetylglucosaminyltransferase-like — protein: MRLRFFKKNLLILMGVSLIIATVMIITRVLIYDEVTGVVAQENMLSDDMAKFQYGSVPELMKSVYNANYHQYVQNVDTYPGEPKLVLVVQVHNRPDYLKILIKSLENAAEVHNFLLIFSHDYFSEENNDIVQGITFCKVLQIYFPYSTQLYPSEFPGQDPRDCPRDISKDDALKTGCLNAEHPDSYGHYREASITQTKHHWWWKLHFLWERVQVLHGYSGFAVFLEEDNYILPDLYHLYKEMVGYRKISCPDCDMLALGNHNSLAEFDKLSNKVQTAGWMSTKHNIGMGISREVYYKLMGCNDDFCTYDDYNWDWTLQHLSGTCISKPLKVLVAQGSRVLHTGNCGLHQNKEACRPELALQKAQESLKLAKVSLFPQSLALTNAESMEHKAHMKNGGWGDIRDHVLCNNYAKRL